The genomic DNA GACAGATAACCTTTATCCCCTAACAAAACGCAATTATTTAATCCAGAATATTTGACTTCGGATAAGTAATGAACATCATTAACGCTGGCTTTTGTCATATCCATACTTTGAAAAACGCCTCTGACAGAAGTTATCAAATGCAATTTGTATCCATAGTAATATGATTTGCTTACAGCCGAAAATCCTTTATCTGGTGCGTTTTCAAAAACTTCTTTACAAACCTTGCTTCGTTTCTCACGAGCAATCTGACACACAGGGACAGGAATAGAATCAACAATGTAAGCGTTTTCATTCTCGTTCAAATTATCTGCGATACTTTGATTGAGTTTCTGAATAAATGGATAGAGAATTTTTCTTCTACGATTAAAACGACTACGTTCTATTAACGCTGGGAAACAGGTACTATCGTCAGACTTTAATTTTTTCCAAAAATAATTTTCACTGTCAATTCCAATAGATTCACCAGTTAAAGAAAGTGCGATGATTTCGCAATCACTCATCTTTGGGGGATTTGGGTATGATTTGAAATTACCGCAATCATTAGCAATATCAATAAAAAACGATTTTGTTATTGATAAAAATTTGTCGAAATTTGTTTTGAGGTTGTGCATAGATGAATTTTGAAAGATTAATCTAATATACTGATATACAGTATATTGCACAACATTATTTTTTATTTTTATGAACAACTTATTAAACATTTTCAATAGCACAA from Bacteroidales bacterium includes the following:
- a CDS encoding IS982 family transposase: MSDCEIIALSLTGESIGIDSENYFWKKLKSDDSTCFPALIERSRFNRRRKILYPFIQKLNQSIADNLNENENAYIVDSIPVPVCQIAREKRSKVCKEVFENAPDKGFSAVSKSYYYGYKLHLITSVRGVFQSMDMTKASVNDVHYLSEVKYSGLNNCVLLGDKGYLSKTHQLDLFTYCNINLATPNRKNQHVKEHFPFIFKRFRKRIETIFSQLCDQFMLKRNYAKSFAGLAIRILSKVASVTMLKYINVLNNKPINHLKFALAY